The Bacillota bacterium nucleotide sequence CACGGGATCAGGCCGAGAGGGCCGCCGGCCTTGTGAGGGTGGACTATACCGAGCTGCCGGCAGTCTTCTCACCGGAGGAAGCCCAGGCCCCCGCCGCGCCAGTGATCCATGAGGAATACCCGGGGAACGTGGTCGTGCATCATCCAGTGAGAAAGGGAGATGTGGAGCGGGGTTTTGCGGAGTCCGACGTGATCCTGGAGAGGGAATACCGCACCGCGCTGATAGAGCACGCCTACATCGAGCCCGAGGCCGTAGTGGCGATGCCCGGACCTGGTGGGTCCGTGACGGTCTGGGGGTCCATCCAGAACCCGTTCTCCGCGCGCAGGGCCGTCGCGGGTGCGCTTGCGCTTCCCCTTGCTCGGGTAAGGATAATCCAGACCAACATGGGTGGATCCTTCGGAGGCAAGGATGAGGTGATGTCGGCCATGGCAGGCCGCGCCGCCCTTCTCGCGAGAGCCACCGGACGCCCTGTGAAGATGGTTAACACTCGCGAGGAATCACTCATCGAGTCGTACAAGCGTCATCCCTACGTGATGAGCTACAAAGTCGGGGCGAAACGCGATGGAAAGATCATGGCGATGCAGGTCAGAATGGTGGCAGACGCGGGCGCCTACGCTTCGATGAGCCCCTTCGTGACGTGGCGTTCGACAGTGCAGGCCACGGGGCCTTACGAGATACCAAATGTGCGGACAGACGTCATAGCCGTCTTCACCAACAACACCTACACAGGGGCCATGAGGGGATTTGGGTCACCTCAGGCGATCTTCGGCAACGAGTCTCTCATGGACGAACTCGCCGACGAGCTCGGAATGGACCCCCTCGCCCTGCGCATGAAGAACGGGTTCAGGGCGGGGTCAGTGACCGCCACAGGGCAAATCCTGGACAACCACACCGTGTCCCTGGTCGAGGTGATGGAGAAAGCGGCCACGGAGGCGGGGTATGCCGAGAAACGCCGGAACCTGCCCCAGTTGTCGGCCGGCAATCCAGTCAAACGGGGCATCGGCCTTGCCGCAAGTTTCCGCGGGTGCAGCTTGGGTGCTGAGGGTGTGGATGCCACGGGAGCGATCGTGTCAGTGCAAACTGACGGAAGCGTCCTGGTCTTCTCGGGGCTGGCTGAGAACGGGCAAGGGCTCAAGACCATATTCTCTCAGATTGCCGCGACAGAATTGGGAGTCTCTCTGGGCAGGATCGTCTTCATGGACACGGACACGTCCACGGTCCCGGACGGTGGTCCCACAGTAGCCTCGAGAAGTACGGTCATGGGGGGGAACGCAGTCCGGATCGCAGCGGCCAAAGCACGGCAGGCCCTGTTCGAGGCAGCGGCCCAGGCTCTCTCCTGTTCGCCTTCTGAACTTGCCGCTGAGCGTGATAGGATCTTCGTCCGAGCGCAGCCCGAGCGTGGAATGGAGTTCGATGAAGCGGTTGGGCTTGCATGGAACGAAGGGAAGCTCATGGCGGAGTTTGGGTGGTATGGGGCCCCCAAGGTCGACTGGGACGAGGCAACCGGACAGGGTCGCGCCTATTTCACCTACGTCTACGGCTGCCAGGTGGCGGAGGTCGCAGTGGACACTGAGACCGGGCAGGTGGTGGTGGAGCGAATCACCGCTGCCCATGACGTCGGCCGGGCCATAAACCCTCAGATGGTTCAGGGCCAGGTCTTCGGAGGCGTGGCGATGGGACTAGGCTACGCGCTGCTCGAGGAAGTGGAGCTGGACGCGGGGAGGACCAAGACACAGAACTTCGACGAATACCTGATTGCCACAGCTTCGGACGTCCCTGAGGTTGTTC carries:
- a CDS encoding xanthine dehydrogenase family protein molybdopterin-binding subunit; the encoded protein is MVRHQRWSGTWFPVSAPAPRVDGRDKVTGAAVYGADLSFDGMLHAVVVRARYPHAVVNAIHTEQARRAPGVVAVLTAADIPGRNAFGVVIQHQPFLASERVRYLGDGLALVAAETRDQAERAAGLVRVDYTELPAVFSPEEAQAPAAPVIHEEYPGNVVVHHPVRKGDVERGFAESDVILEREYRTALIEHAYIEPEAVVAMPGPGGSVTVWGSIQNPFSARRAVAGALALPLARVRIIQTNMGGSFGGKDEVMSAMAGRAALLARATGRPVKMVNTREESLIESYKRHPYVMSYKVGAKRDGKIMAMQVRMVADAGAYASMSPFVTWRSTVQATGPYEIPNVRTDVIAVFTNNTYTGAMRGFGSPQAIFGNESLMDELADELGMDPLALRMKNGFRAGSVTATGQILDNHTVSLVEVMEKAATEAGYAEKRRNLPQLSAGNPVKRGIGLAASFRGCSLGAEGVDATGAIVSVQTDGSVLVFSGLAENGQGLKTIFSQIAATELGVSLGRIVFMDTDTSTVPDGGPTVASRSTVMGGNAVRIAAAKARQALFEAAAQALSCSPSELAAERDRIFVRAQPERGMEFDEAVGLAWNEGKLMAEFGWYGAPKVDWDEATGQGRAYFTYVYGCQVAEVAVDTETGQVVVERITAAHDVGRAINPQMVQGQVFGGVAMGLGYALLEEVELDAGRTKTQNFDEYLIATASDVPEVVPLIIENPDSHGPYGAKTVGEPTCELAAAAIANAIAHACGRRVRDLPIDMEKVLLGRSLRPMRGGRGSEAR